Proteins from one Rhodothermales bacterium genomic window:
- a CDS encoding aminotransferase class III-fold pyridoxal phosphate-dependent enzyme, producing MPSLADARPRFSPADVEQIVCDRYGLAATASPLPSDRDQNFLLRRDGKPVAVLKVASAAEDRGMLEMQAAMMARLEACGVPAPRVRPSREGERLLSVEADGRTHLAWLVSYLPGVPLAEVSPHSPGLLRSLGHTLGRLGACLADFDHAAAHRTFDWDLRHAPTVIRRHLGHVRDAERRALVGRFLDRFERDTAMLLSRLRTSVIHGDANDFNVLVGPPTTAEREVVGLIDFGDVVHSYTVADPAIAAAYAMLDKPDPVAAAAHVAAGYHAAHPLTEAEIEALFPLVTMRLCVSVAMSAFRQTAEPDDAYLTISERPAWDLLERLDAVPPQWAHLRLRAACGFEPSPSSPAVVAWLRAHADEIAPVVAPDPSRSPVVVFDFSVGSTDWSTAALSTPMLAADVLTERMRAAGAKVGVGRYDEARLVYSGAQFRTSGGPPRTIHIGMDLFQPAGAPLFAPLDGVVHSFADNDLPLDYGPTIILEHRPDDCPPFFTLYGHLSADSLDGLEDGQAVRKGERFAALGAPDENGGWAPHLHFQLITDLLGARGDFPGVGGADERDVWRSLCPDPNLLLRIPAEAFPPREPTHDAILDARRERLGPSLSVSYRQPLHIVRGAGTYLYDADGRAYLDCVNNVCHVGHAHPRVVAAAAEQMATLNTNTRYLHPTIVAYAERLTALLPDPLSVCFFVNSGSEANDLALRLARTHTAAQGVVALDGAYHGHTAALIDVSPYKHDGPGGAGAPPHVRIAPMPDVYRGLHRDSDASARYAEHVADAVAELQPRHGVAAFIAESVLSCGGQIVLPDGFLAEAYRHVRAAGGVCIADEVQVGFGRVGSHFWGFETQGVVPDIVTLGKPIGNGHPLAAVVTTPEIAASFANGMEYFNTFGGNPVSCAVGLAVLDVLRDEGLQARALRVGSYLKDRLDALRDRHAIVGDVRGLGLFLGIELVLGRDTRAPAPAQATYLVERMREHGVLLSTDGPLHNVIKIKPPLPFGEAEADRLADTLDRVLGEDFLRA from the coding sequence GTGCCCTCTCTCGCCGACGCCCGCCCTCGCTTTTCCCCCGCCGACGTCGAGCAGATCGTCTGTGACCGCTACGGGCTCGCGGCGACGGCCTCGCCCCTCCCGAGCGACCGCGACCAGAACTTTTTGCTGCGGCGCGACGGCAAACCTGTCGCGGTGCTGAAGGTCGCGAGCGCGGCCGAAGATCGGGGGATGCTGGAGATGCAGGCAGCGATGATGGCGCGGCTCGAAGCCTGCGGCGTGCCTGCGCCCCGCGTCCGGCCGAGCAGGGAGGGCGAGCGCCTCCTCTCGGTCGAAGCGGACGGGCGGACGCACCTCGCGTGGCTGGTGTCGTACCTCCCCGGCGTCCCGCTCGCCGAGGTCAGCCCGCACAGCCCCGGCCTGCTCCGGTCGCTCGGCCACACGCTCGGCCGGCTCGGCGCGTGTCTCGCCGACTTCGACCACGCCGCCGCGCACCGGACGTTCGACTGGGACCTGCGGCACGCGCCGACCGTCATCCGCCGCCACCTCGGGCACGTACGCGATGCCGAGCGGCGGGCGCTCGTCGGGCGCTTCCTCGACCGGTTCGAGCGGGACACGGCGATGCTCCTCTCCCGCCTCCGCACGAGCGTCATCCACGGCGATGCGAACGATTTCAACGTGCTCGTCGGCCCGCCAACGACGGCCGAGCGCGAGGTCGTCGGGCTGATCGACTTCGGCGACGTGGTGCACTCGTACACCGTCGCTGACCCCGCGATTGCGGCGGCGTACGCGATGCTCGACAAGCCGGACCCGGTCGCGGCGGCGGCGCACGTCGCGGCGGGCTACCACGCGGCGCACCCTCTCACCGAGGCCGAGATCGAAGCCCTCTTCCCGCTCGTGACGATGCGACTCTGCGTGAGCGTGGCGATGTCGGCGTTCCGGCAGACGGCCGAGCCGGACGACGCGTACCTCACGATCAGCGAGCGGCCGGCGTGGGACCTGCTCGAACGGCTCGACGCTGTCCCTCCACAGTGGGCACACCTCCGCCTCCGCGCGGCGTGCGGGTTCGAGCCGAGTCCGTCGTCGCCCGCCGTCGTCGCGTGGCTGCGGGCGCACGCGGACGAGATCGCGCCCGTCGTCGCGCCCGACCCGAGCCGGTCGCCCGTCGTCGTGTTCGACTTCAGCGTGGGCAGCACGGACTGGAGCACGGCCGCGCTCTCGACGCCGATGCTCGCCGCCGACGTGCTGACCGAGCGGATGCGGGCGGCGGGCGCCAAGGTCGGCGTGGGCCGCTACGACGAGGCGCGGCTGGTCTATTCCGGCGCGCAGTTCCGCACGTCGGGCGGCCCGCCGCGCACGATCCACATCGGCATGGACCTGTTCCAACCGGCCGGCGCGCCCCTCTTCGCCCCGCTCGACGGCGTCGTGCACAGCTTCGCCGACAATGACCTCCCGCTCGACTACGGCCCGACGATCATCCTCGAACACCGGCCCGACGACTGCCCGCCATTCTTCACGCTCTACGGCCACCTCAGCGCCGATTCGCTCGACGGGCTCGAAGATGGGCAAGCGGTGCGGAAGGGCGAGCGCTTCGCCGCGCTCGGCGCGCCCGACGAGAACGGCGGCTGGGCGCCGCACCTCCACTTCCAACTCATCACCGACCTCCTCGGTGCGCGCGGCGACTTCCCCGGCGTCGGCGGGGCCGACGAGCGGGACGTGTGGCGGAGCCTCTGCCCGGACCCGAACCTCCTGCTTCGCATCCCCGCCGAGGCATTCCCCCCGCGCGAGCCCACGCACGACGCGATCCTCGACGCGCGGCGGGAGCGGCTCGGCCCGTCGCTCAGCGTGTCGTACCGACAGCCGCTCCACATCGTGCGCGGGGCCGGGACGTACCTCTACGACGCCGACGGGCGAGCCTACCTCGACTGCGTCAACAACGTCTGCCACGTCGGGCATGCGCACCCGCGCGTCGTCGCGGCGGCGGCCGAGCAGATGGCGACGCTGAACACGAATACGCGTTACCTCCACCCAACTATCGTCGCCTATGCCGAGCGGCTGACAGCGCTGCTGCCGGACCCGCTCTCGGTCTGCTTCTTCGTCAACAGCGGCAGCGAAGCGAACGACCTCGCCCTCCGCCTCGCCCGGACGCACACCGCCGCGCAGGGCGTCGTCGCGCTCGACGGCGCGTACCACGGCCATACCGCCGCGCTCATCGACGTGAGCCCGTACAAGCACGACGGCCCCGGTGGCGCGGGCGCTCCGCCCCACGTCCGCATCGCCCCGATGCCGGACGTGTATCGTGGGCTGCATCGTGATTCCGATGCGAGTGCACGCTACGCGGAGCACGTTGCCGACGCTGTCGCCGAGCTGCAGCCCCGGCACGGCGTCGCCGCGTTCATCGCCGAGTCGGTGCTGAGCTGCGGCGGGCAGATCGTGCTGCCAGACGGCTTTCTCGCCGAGGCGTACCGGCACGTGCGGGCCGCCGGTGGCGTCTGCATCGCCGACGAAGTGCAGGTCGGGTTCGGCCGCGTCGGCAGTCACTTCTGGGGATTCGAGACGCAGGGCGTCGTGCCCGACATCGTCACGCTTGGCAAACCGATCGGGAACGGGCACCCGCTCGCAGCGGTCGTGACGACACCCGAAATCGCGGCCTCGTTCGCGAACGGGATGGAGTATTTCAACACGTTCGGCGGGAATCCCGTCTCGTGCGCCGTCGGCCTCGCCGTGCTCGACGTGCTCCGCGACGAGGGCTTGCAGGCCCGCGCCCTCCGCGTCGGTAGTTACCTGAAAGACCGGCTCGACGCGCTCCGCGACCGCCACGCCATCGTCGGCGACGTGCGCGGGCTCGGGCTGTTTCTCGGGATCGAACTCGTGCTCGGCCGTGACACGCGCGCGCCGGCTCCCGCGCAGGCGACGTACCTCGTCGAGCGAATGCGCGAGCACGGCGTCCTCCTCAGCACGGACGGCCCACTCCACAACGTCATCAAGATCAAGCCGCCGCTCCCCTTCGGCGAGGCCGAGGCCGACCGCCTCGCCGACACGCTCGACCGCGTGCTCGGCGAGGATTTCCTCCGTGCGTGA